The Montipora capricornis isolate CH-2021 chromosome 6, ASM3666992v2, whole genome shotgun sequence genome has a window encoding:
- the LOC138050369 gene encoding uncharacterized protein has translation MKFFSIFLIVVCLTCPAFLPFAEGEIDHHILEIIEKGTAFTGGDEIDDKQKVEIFRVPGHTENVPAEDVFYDFKMGVTVIKILSKKACYIYTKMDPSLPSQHKLKADIKQATSQQGSLPVTTEQNLLKITGPAHRPSLTKAMLAFCGVLPIYKVDVYRLNTSANSGEETILRKPRLHSRQIRQAGVSFDASNFTVCNNHNSLDNVKGCIKADIWDLRCEWLQQPKSESFYYYPYVYVYVRCRYSLSTQTWKCDQGPIDAPLCCNLVCPYQSPTD, from the exons ATGAAG TTCTTCAGCATTTTTCTCATCGTAGTCTGCCTGACTTGCCCAGCATTTTTACCTTTCGCAGAGGGAGAG attGATCATCACATTTTGGAAATTATAGAAAAGGGAACGGCATTCACTGGAGGTGATGAGATTGATGACAAGCAAAAGGTCGAGATTTTCCGAGTTCCGGGTCATACTGAGAATGTTCCCGCTGAAGATGTTTTTTACGATTTTAAAATG GGGGTGACTGTCATCAAGATTTTGTCAAAAAAAGCTTGTTACATTTATACCAAAATGGATCCGTCCTTGCCATCTCAACATAAATTGAAGGCGGATATCAAACAG GCGACCTCACAGCAAGGGTCACTTCCTGTTACCACAGAGCAGAATCTACTTAAAATAACAGGCCCAGCTCACAGACCCTCTCTCACCAAGGCGATGTTGGCTTTCTGTGGCGTTTTACCGATTTACAAAGTGGATGTCTATCGCCTAAACACCTCTGCAAACAGTGGAGAAGAAA CCATCTTGCGTAAACCAAGACTTCATTCCAGACAGATACGGCAAGCAGGAGTTTCATTCGACGCCTCAAATTTTACAGTTTGCAACAATCACAACTCATTAGACAATGTAAAAGGATGCATAAAAGCCGATATTTGGGATCTAAGATGTGAATGGCTCCAGCAGCCGAAATCTGAGAGTTTCTACTATTACCCATACGTATACGTATACGTAAGGTGTAGATATTCTTTGTCAACCCAGACGTGGAAATGCGATCAAGGACCTATCGACGCTCCTTTGTGCTGCAATCTTGTTTGCCCATACCAGTCCCCAACAGACTAA